In Bradyrhizobium manausense, the sequence ACCGGGGCATCCTTGTCCATCGACTTGAAGGGATCGACCAGCGGCGGCAGCGGTTCGTATTCGACAATTACCTTGTTGATACCGTCATCGGCCGCATAGCGGTCGGTGGCGACGACGAAGGCGACTTCCTGGTTCTGGAACAGCACCTTGCCGTCGGCCAACACCATCTGCACGTCGCCGGCGAGCGTCGGCATCCAGGCGAGGTTGACGGTCTTGAGCGTCTCCGCGGTAATGACCGCAAGCACGCCGGGCACCTTCAGCGCCTCGCTGTCGTCGATCTTCTTGACGCGCGCGTGGGGATGCGGCGAGCGGACGAAGTCGCCATGCAACATGCCCGGCAGCTTGACGTCGTCGACGTAATTGCCCTTTCCTTGCGTGAAGCGGATGTCCTCGACGCGCTTGCGCTTGCAGCCCATGCCTTCGAGCGCGGCTTCGCGTTGTTCCCGCGTGGGAGTGAGGTCATTCATTCTGCGGCCTCCTGGAATTCCACGCCGTTGATCTTGGCGGCGGCATATTGAATCGCTCGAACGATGTTCTGGTAGCCGGTGCAGCGGCAGATGTTGCCGGAGATGCCCATCCGGATTTCCGGCTCGCTTGGCGAAGGATTTTCCTTCAGCAGCCGATGCGCACGGACAATCATGCCGGGCGTGCAGAAGCCGCATTGCAGGCCGTGCATCATGCGGAAGCCTTCCTGCAGCGCAGACAGCGTACCGTCGGCATTGGCCATGCCTTCGACCGTGGTGATGTCGCTGCCTTGCGCCTGGACCGCGAACATGGTGCAGGATTTCACCGACATGCCGTCGATATCGACGGTGCAGGCGCCGCAATGCGTGGTCTCGCAGCCGATATGGGTGCCGGTCATCTGCAGATTCTCGCGGATGAAATGCACCAGCAGCGTGCGCGGCTCGACGAGGCCTTCGACCTCGGCGCCGTTCACCTTCATGGTGACGTGTGTTTTGGCCATCGGTCCCCTCCCTTATTTCGCTCGGCTTGCTGCGCGCTGCAGCGCCCGCGTCACCATGATGCCGCCGACATGCTTGCGGTATTCGACCGGGCCGCGCGCATCAGCGGCCGGCGCCATGATTGCTTCCGCAGCGATGGCCGCCTTCTTCAGCGTGGCGGCATCGAGGCTGGTCCCGATCACCGCCTTGGCTGCGTCGGCTGCAAGCAGCGGGGTCTCGTGGACGTTGGTGAGACCGATCGCGCAGGTCGCGACCTTGCCACTGGACATGGTGAGGACGACGGCCGCGGCCGCGGTGGCGTAGTCGCCGACCTTGCGCTTGAGTTTTTCGTAGGCGTAACCGTGGCCGGCTGCGGGCACGGGAACCGAAATGGAGGTCATGATCTCGCCGGGTTCGAGCGCGGTGAAATAGGCGCCCTGATAGAAGTCGGCGGCCGCGACATCGCGGGCCCCACCAGAACCTTCGAGGCGATAGGTCGCACCCAGCGTCATCATCAGCGCCGGCATGTCGTTGCCGGGATCGCCATTGGCGACATTGCCGCCGATAGTGCCGCGGTAGCGCACCTGCGGGTCGGCGATCAGCAGCGCCGCCTCGTGCAGGATCGGCATCGCCTTGGCGACCTCGTCGGAGGCCAGCAACTCGTGTTGCGTCGTCATCGCCCCGATGACGAGATTGTTGCCGTCTCGGCTGATACCCTTGAGGGCGGCGATGCCGTGCAGATCGATGAGATGGGCGGGGGTGGCGAGCCGAAGCTTCATCATCGGCACCAGGCTGTGCCCGCCGGCCAGTGGCCGTGCATCCTCGCCGAGGTCGGATAAAAGTTTGACGGCATCGGCGACACTCGCCGGCCGGTGATAGCTGAATGATCCCGGGATCATCGTCTCCTCCCACAATCGTCCTTGGCGCGTGACGGCGCGGACGTTGGAGGCGACGGTCACTCCCGGCGGGGCGGCCCGCAATCATTCGGGCACAAAGGCGGGCTTTTTGCACGAATTGCGGGTGGAGACGCACGAATTGCGTCAGGGGCGGCGACGTATGGCGGCGCTACGCCTGCTGCCGACGGTTCGCCAGCCCCAGCCGCGCCTTCACCTCGGCGATCTTGGCCCGGCTCACCGGCACCCGGTGCGGTGATGGACCGTCGAGTTCGAGCACGGCGCCGTCGCCCTCTTTGCGGACGAGGGCGACATGAGGGATCGCGACGATATGGCTGCGATGCACCCGCAGGAATAACGAGGGGTCGAGCTGAGCCTCAGCCTCCGAAATCGACCATGGGCACATGCGCTCGCGGGTACCGTCATGGACCCTCGTGTAGTGCGCATCGGCACGGACGCTGCGGACATTCGCCGTCTCGATGAAGTGCGTGCCATCGGCACCTTCGACCGGCAACCGGGGAACGGGCGCGCGCGGCGGCTGGCCGAGGCCGCCGAGCGGTGACATAGGCCGCAGAGGCGCGGCGGATGCGGCAACCGGCTCAACAGCAGCCGGAGAAATTGCCGGAGCAACGGGATCAGCGATCATGGCGACCGAGGCCTGGCGGCGTTGATCGGGGACCAGCGACAGGAGAAAGCCGGCTGCAATCACGAAGCACAGCACCGCCACGATGATGGACAGGATTTGTTGCGACGCGGCGAGACCGCCGCTGGGGTGATGATGCGCCGCGCCCGCCAGCGGCTCGAAATGCATGCCGAGCATCGCGGTGTAGTGCATGCCGGACACCGCGACGCCGAACACAATCGAGCTGACAATCAACCGAACGCCTTCCTGCTGCGCCAGGAACGCGCGCAGGCCGCCATAGGCCGTGACGATTGCAACCACGACCGACAGCAGCACCATCGACGGGTCATGCACGATCCCGAACGGGCCGGCCAGCCCGTGAATGCCGACATAATGCATGCTGACGATGCCGACGCCGAGCAAAACCGCTGACGATGCCACACGCCGCAACGTGGGCTCACCGATCGAGACAAAGAACAGCGAGATGCCGACCACCAGCGCGCAAATCAGAAACGAGATGATGGTAGGGAGAACGAGATAGACCGTATCAGGCGGCAGCGGCGCAGCCAGCATGCCGACGAAATGCATGGTCCAGATGCCGACGGCCAGAAACGCAGCCGCGCCCGCGAGCAGAACGCGGTTGCTGACGCCGGGCGTATTGCGGATGCGAGCAGCAAGCGCAAAGCCGGTATAGCCACCCAGGCTCGCGATCGCCATGGAGAGCGCGACGAGATAGGGATCGTGTCCTTCGAACATGATCTTGTCGGCCGCCCGTCTCCACGGTCCGGCCTCCTCCCGCCGCCGACTTTATAGGGACGGCGGCGGGATTGACAATCAGCGGCGTGTGAAGGGGCGGCTCACACGATACCAGCCGCGACCTGACCGCGCAGGCGCTCCAGACCGTGCAACGTCTCTGCACAGGCTGCCGCAACCTCGATGCCCTTGATCGTGAAGTGCCTGCGGAAGAAATCGTAGTGCACCTCGGTCTCGTGGAATTGCTGCGGCGTCAGCACGGCGGAGAACACCGGCACCTCGGTGCGCAGCTGCACGTCCATCAGCGCCTTGATCACGGTGTCGGCAACGAACTCGTGGCGATAGATGCCACCGTCAACGACAAGGCCGGCCGCGACGATCGCGGTGTAGCGCCGCGTCTTGGCGAGGACCTGCGCGTGCAGCGGGATCTCGAACGAGCCCGGCACCTCGAACACGTCGACATGGGTGAGATGGCGCGCCTCGGCCTCCTTGATGAAAGCGATGCGGGCTTCCTCGACCACGTCGCGATGCCAGCAGGCCTGCACGAACGCCACCCGCTGCGGCTTGGCGAAGCGCGGATGCTCGGTCGCCGGTGGAACCGGCGGATTGGCGACTTGGGAAGTTTGGGCTTGGGGATCTTGCAGCATCTGATTCATGGCTTTCCTTCAAAGGACCAGAATCAGGGCACACGGAACGACAAACAGCCGCATCTTGCGATGCGTCTGCCACCGACCGTTCTCTTTCATCCGGACTTTAACCGTCGGCTTCGGAGTTGCACCGAATCTGCTGACCCTTCCCCTTGGTAAAAGCCTCGAGGAAGGCGCTCGCGGGCTTAGGTCTTTCGACCCTTACCGCCGGTGGGGACTTTCACCCCGCCCTGAGAACATCGGCCGCTCGGGATTGAACGACCTGGCTGAAATATGACGCCGGTCGGGGGCCGCAGCAAGCGTGTTCCGCAGCAAAAAGCCGCATGGTCCCATGCTGCTGGAGCGGTGCGGCCCTCGCGCCGCGGAATTAACGATTGGCCGATATTGGGAATCCGACTCTGGTTTGTTCTCATTCGTTAACAATTGTGGCCGAGATGAGCTGTGGACGAACGAGTCATGGCTTGTGGACGGACTCGGGACCCAGTTGCGCAGATTCCGCAAATCACATCAGTTGATCCGCGACAGGCCCGCGCTGATCCGAGGGGATCG encodes:
- a CDS encoding (2Fe-2S)-binding protein, whose translation is MAKTHVTMKVNGAEVEGLVEPRTLLVHFIRENLQMTGTHIGCETTHCGACTVDIDGMSVKSCTMFAVQAQGSDITTVEGMANADGTLSALQEGFRMMHGLQCGFCTPGMIVRAHRLLKENPSPSEPEIRMGISGNICRCTGYQNIVRAIQYAAAKINGVEFQEAAE
- a CDS encoding FAD binding domain-containing protein, coding for MIPGSFSYHRPASVADAVKLLSDLGEDARPLAGGHSLVPMMKLRLATPAHLIDLHGIAALKGISRDGNNLVIGAMTTQHELLASDEVAKAMPILHEAALLIADPQVRYRGTIGGNVANGDPGNDMPALMMTLGATYRLEGSGGARDVAAADFYQGAYFTALEPGEIMTSISVPVPAAGHGYAYEKLKRKVGDYATAAAAVVLTMSSGKVATCAIGLTNVHETPLLAADAAKAVIGTSLDAATLKKAAIAAEAIMAPAADARGPVEYRKHVGGIMVTRALQRAASRAK
- a CDS encoding MHYT domain-containing protein, which encodes MFEGHDPYLVALSMAIASLGGYTGFALAARIRNTPGVSNRVLLAGAAAFLAVGIWTMHFVGMLAAPLPPDTVYLVLPTIISFLICALVVGISLFFVSIGEPTLRRVASSAVLLGVGIVSMHYVGIHGLAGPFGIVHDPSMVLLSVVVAIVTAYGGLRAFLAQQEGVRLIVSSIVFGVAVSGMHYTAMLGMHFEPLAGAAHHHPSGGLAASQQILSIIVAVLCFVIAAGFLLSLVPDQRRQASVAMIADPVAPAISPAAVEPVAASAAPLRPMSPLGGLGQPPRAPVPRLPVEGADGTHFIETANVRSVRADAHYTRVHDGTRERMCPWSISEAEAQLDPSLFLRVHRSHIVAIPHVALVRKEGDGAVLELDGPSPHRVPVSRAKIAEVKARLGLANRRQQA
- a CDS encoding 6,7-dimethyl-8-ribityllumazine synthase is translated as MNQMLQDPQAQTSQVANPPVPPATEHPRFAKPQRVAFVQACWHRDVVEEARIAFIKEAEARHLTHVDVFEVPGSFEIPLHAQVLAKTRRYTAIVAAGLVVDGGIYRHEFVADTVIKALMDVQLRTEVPVFSAVLTPQQFHETEVHYDFFRRHFTIKGIEVAAACAETLHGLERLRGQVAAGIV